In the Syntrophorhabdaceae bacterium genome, one interval contains:
- the rimP gene encoding ribosome maturation factor RimP, with product MLSNTEIIEKIRDIVLPILEDGRLDLVEIEFKPAGKRWLVRVYIDKTGGIAINDCEYVSRELSRRLDVDDIIDHPYTLEVSSPGLTRRLKESTDFERYEGRTCRIVTRDPIAGKREFRGEIGRVTPEQLEIKEKIGIFTIPICAIKKAYLEFDL from the coding sequence ATGCTATCCAATACGGAAATAATAGAAAAGATCAGGGATATAGTGCTACCTATCCTGGAGGATGGACGTCTCGATCTTGTGGAAATAGAGTTTAAGCCTGCCGGCAAGAGGTGGCTAGTCAGGGTCTATATCGATAAGACCGGGGGCATTGCGATAAATGATTGCGAATACGTAAGCCGCGAGCTGTCCAGGCGCCTCGATGTGGACGATATCATTGACCACCCCTACACACTTGAAGTCTCCTCTCCGGGCCTAACGAGGCGGCTCAAGGAAAGCACCGATTTCGAACGATACGAGGGACGGACGTGTAGAATCGTCACACGAGATCCGATTGCGGGTAAGCGCGAGTTCAGGGGAGAGATCGGGAGAGTTACCCCCGAGCAGTTGGAAATCAAAGAAAAAATAGGTATTTTTACTATCCCGATTTGTGCTATAAAAAAGGCATACTTAGAATTTGATCTATGA
- a CDS encoding UDP-glucuronic acid decarboxylase family protein, translating to MYHYNTYQEPKRILVTGGAGFIGSHLCERLVEDGHDVLCLDNYFTGTKNNILHLLKHPRFEFMRYDVTEPLLVEVDWIFNLACPASPIHYQYNPVKTIKVNVLGAMNMLGLAKRVRARILQASTSEVYGDPEIHPQTEDYWGHVNPIGKRSCYDEGKRVAETLFFDYLRQNKVDIKVVRIFNTYGPRMRPDDGRVVSNFVVSALKGMPITIYGKGSQTRSFCYIEDMIEGLIRMMDYETGEQKRGRDYTKPYLSGFPGPINLGNPDEVSIFSIADKIVRLTGSKSKLVFEDLPEDDPMRRRPDISTAKKILKWQPHTRLDEGLKKTIAFFKEAKKH from the coding sequence ATGTATCACTATAACACCTATCAGGAGCCAAAACGTATACTCGTCACGGGCGGTGCGGGTTTCATCGGCTCGCATCTCTGCGAGCGTCTCGTTGAGGATGGGCACGATGTACTATGCCTCGACAACTATTTCACGGGGACCAAGAATAATATCCTCCACCTGCTCAAGCATCCGCGATTTGAATTTATGCGATACGACGTAACCGAACCCCTTCTCGTGGAGGTGGATTGGATCTTCAACCTCGCCTGTCCCGCGAGCCCCATACACTATCAGTACAATCCGGTAAAAACGATCAAGGTGAATGTACTCGGTGCCATGAACATGCTGGGACTCGCCAAAAGAGTGAGGGCACGGATACTTCAAGCCTCAACAAGCGAAGTTTACGGTGATCCCGAAATTCATCCGCAAACGGAGGATTACTGGGGCCACGTGAACCCGATCGGCAAGAGAAGTTGCTATGACGAAGGCAAACGGGTTGCCGAGACGCTTTTCTTTGATTATCTCAGACAGAATAAAGTGGATATCAAGGTGGTGCGTATCTTCAACACGTATGGTCCGCGCATGAGACCCGATGACGGTCGCGTGGTAAGTAATTTTGTGGTAAGCGCCCTTAAAGGTATGCCCATTACCATTTATGGAAAAGGGTCGCAGACAAGGTCCTTCTGCTATATCGAAGACATGATAGAGGGCCTCATACGAATGATGGATTATGAGACAGGAGAACAGAAGCGGGGGCGTGATTACACAAAACCATACCTCTCAGGTTTCCCCGGCCCCATAAACCTCGGAAATCCTGATGAAGTCTCTATCTTTTCCATTGCTGATAAGATCGTCCGCCTCACAGGCTCGAAATCAAAGCTCGTGTTCGAAGATCTCCCCGAAGACGATCCTATGCGCAGACGTCCTGACATAAGCACAGCGAAGAAAATCCTGAAATGGCAGCCACACACGAGGCTGGATGAGGGATTGAAAAAAACTATCGCTTTCTTTAAAGAGGCGAAGAAACATTAA
- a CDS encoding HAD family hydrolase: MKKIISFDLDGTLVNAAYGDVVWNYGIPLEYSKKYGVPVDKARIIIRREYESVGDHNLLWYEIDHWLKKFKLPISKEDLLKLYESYIEPAPHAEATLAALGRRYSLVIASNAARIFIDRELALTGLRGYFAHIVSATTDYRMVKKEKAFYKRLCDELQVPASQIVHVGDHPVFDYDVPASAGIESYHLTDGDGADTGPGAYINGRRTIKDLRELLDLGDL; this comes from the coding sequence ATGAAAAAGATCATCTCCTTTGATCTCGATGGCACACTCGTGAACGCGGCGTACGGCGACGTTGTATGGAACTACGGGATTCCCCTCGAGTATTCGAAGAAGTACGGTGTCCCCGTTGACAAGGCCAGGATCATTATCCGTCGGGAATATGAATCCGTGGGTGATCACAACCTGTTATGGTATGAAATAGACCACTGGCTTAAGAAATTTAAGCTTCCCATCTCAAAAGAAGATTTGCTCAAGCTCTATGAATCGTACATAGAGCCCGCCCCCCATGCAGAAGCGACGCTTGCCGCTTTGGGCCGAAGGTATTCGCTCGTTATCGCCTCGAACGCCGCCAGGATATTCATCGACAGAGAGCTTGCCCTCACAGGCCTTCGCGGTTATTTTGCGCACATTGTATCGGCGACCACCGATTACAGGATGGTAAAAAAAGAAAAGGCATTCTACAAGAGGCTTTGCGATGAGTTACAGGTGCCGGCCTCACAGATTGTCCATGTCGGTGACCATCCGGTATTCGATTATGATGTACCGGCGAGCGCGGGTATCGAATCTTACCACCTCACAGATGGCGACGGCGCCGACACGGGGCCCGGGGCATATATCAACGGAAGGAGGACCATCAAAGATCTCAGGGAGCTTTTAGATCTGGGGGACTTATGA
- a CDS encoding aminotransferase class I/II-fold pyridoxal phosphate-dependent enzyme, with protein MQQKGFSVRRLQDFTSAVNPLGPSRKAKNVLRRHLKDLEFPDNQSYHLLNLLAKNEHIDGEMLMLRHGSTDLLHTVLHVCKPSRVFVPAPVSQGYRQVISRAGATLHEERLGQDELFSMSLPRLIKGMERADAVILPYPHDIVGTHLPIDDLKSIIAEADAQRKVLILDESLRDFTTLNSPVDEASQSKYAIIVRTFSLFYALAGLPVGYAIGSASMIGNIKKSALPFRTNTLAIRAAMASLKDRPYGIRTHRFVHEEKKYFMKTLAAINEGVSCIDTTCPFLVLKIEKEENQLKDLFSRYGMLIDTFFCGANNERYLRVPIRNHHWNARFLKTLKNTFGVTKE; from the coding sequence ATGCAACAGAAAGGATTCTCCGTAAGACGGCTTCAGGATTTCACAAGCGCCGTAAACCCCCTCGGCCCTTCCAGGAAAGCCAAGAATGTGTTGCGACGACATCTTAAGGACCTGGAATTTCCCGATAATCAATCGTACCACTTACTTAACCTCCTCGCGAAGAACGAACATATAGACGGGGAGATGCTTATGCTCAGGCACGGCTCAACAGACCTTCTTCATACCGTACTGCATGTTTGCAAGCCTTCACGGGTCTTTGTTCCTGCGCCGGTTTCTCAGGGTTATAGACAAGTGATTTCCCGCGCCGGCGCTACCCTTCACGAGGAACGACTCGGGCAGGATGAACTATTTTCTATGAGCCTTCCCAGACTTATCAAAGGAATGGAAAGAGCGGATGCCGTGATTCTACCCTACCCTCACGACATTGTGGGGACTCACCTCCCGATAGATGATCTCAAATCAATCATCGCGGAAGCCGATGCACAGAGAAAGGTTCTCATTCTCGACGAATCGTTGCGAGATTTTACCACACTTAACTCACCCGTGGACGAGGCAAGCCAATCGAAATATGCGATCATCGTGAGGACATTTTCGCTCTTTTATGCACTGGCCGGTTTACCGGTCGGCTACGCCATTGGCAGCGCATCGATGATCGGAAACATAAAAAAAAGCGCGCTTCCCTTTCGGACAAACACCCTTGCGATTCGTGCAGCCATGGCTTCGCTGAAAGACAGGCCTTACGGGATAAGAACACACCGTTTCGTTCATGAGGAAAAGAAATATTTCATGAAGACCCTCGCCGCAATTAATGAGGGCGTGTCCTGCATCGATACGACTTGTCCGTTCCTTGTGCTCAAGATTGAAAAAGAGGAGAACCAATTGAAAGACCTCTTTTCCCGCTACGGCATGTTGATCGATACGTTTTTTTGCGGTGCAAACAACGAACGGTATCTCAGGGTGCCGATAAGGAACCATCACTGGAATGCCCGTTTCCTCAAAACCTTGAAAAACACCTTTGGGGTTACAAAAGAATGA
- a CDS encoding 5'-nucleotidase C-terminal domain-containing protein, producing MKDTRKLLCGLLLSAFLLLFFLPTHGQAEELRILYMNDFHGFAAPQKLLGSDETQGGIAYVAALIDRLRKEKPTLLLAAGDMIQGDAWANIFQGKPVIEIMNTMRFDAMVVGNHEFDFGQEALKQRILEAGFPVLGANVSGFSALRPYVLKEIAGLKVAIIGLVTQDTPTATRWGNVEGLTFLSVADTSERYVAELRNKVDIIVVLSHIGYNADMVLASIDLIVGGHSHTKVDKQILIGDTLLVQAWEHALVLGVLDLQIKDGKIIEAKNRLEEIRPASMVKDPSVAAIVEKYSTQVNGALNKVIGHTEIDLDGDNVRVRETNLGDLIADIMRKESSADVAIINGGAIRTSIRRGAIKAGDIYSTVPFDNYIVAMKVSGKQIHDALEHGVSAVESKDGRFPQVSGISLTYSTSENPGARIRAITVNTDPLDDGKTYTVATTDFLAAGGDAYQVFRDAIRDSGGFSVTGGTIKSPGIVYNDAGRWLNEVVVQYIMGQKKIGPKTEGRIRQVDCNENICK from the coding sequence ATGAAGGATACGAGGAAGCTTCTTTGCGGCCTGCTCCTTTCCGCTTTCCTGCTCCTTTTCTTTCTGCCCACACATGGGCAGGCAGAGGAGCTGAGAATACTCTATATGAACGATTTTCACGGCTTTGCGGCGCCTCAGAAACTTCTCGGCTCGGACGAAACCCAGGGCGGGATCGCCTACGTCGCGGCCCTTATCGATCGCTTGAGAAAGGAAAAACCCACTCTTCTACTGGCTGCAGGCGATATGATCCAGGGCGATGCCTGGGCAAACATATTTCAGGGGAAACCTGTCATTGAGATCATGAATACGATGCGCTTCGACGCCATGGTAGTCGGCAACCATGAATTTGACTTCGGCCAGGAAGCCCTCAAACAGAGGATACTGGAAGCAGGCTTCCCCGTGCTTGGCGCAAACGTGTCCGGATTTTCCGCATTGAGACCCTATGTGTTGAAGGAAATAGCCGGCCTCAAGGTAGCGATAATAGGTCTTGTCACGCAAGACACACCCACGGCCACCCGTTGGGGGAACGTGGAAGGTCTCACCTTTCTCTCTGTTGCGGACACGTCAGAGCGATATGTGGCCGAGCTACGTAACAAGGTCGATATCATCGTGGTCCTCTCTCACATTGGATATAATGCGGACATGGTGCTCGCGAGCATCGATCTCATCGTCGGCGGCCATTCGCATACAAAAGTGGATAAACAAATCCTTATCGGAGATACCCTGCTCGTCCAGGCCTGGGAGCACGCCTTGGTGCTTGGCGTTCTTGACCTGCAGATCAAAGACGGAAAGATTATAGAGGCAAAGAACCGGCTCGAAGAAATCAGGCCCGCTTCCATGGTAAAGGACCCCTCGGTGGCGGCGATCGTTGAGAAATATTCGACGCAGGTGAATGGTGCTCTGAATAAAGTAATCGGGCATACCGAGATCGACCTGGACGGCGACAACGTGCGGGTGAGAGAAACAAATCTTGGAGATCTTATCGCGGACATCATGAGGAAGGAATCCAGTGCCGATGTGGCAATCATAAACGGAGGGGCGATCCGGACCAGCATCCGAAGAGGAGCGATAAAGGCCGGAGATATTTACTCCACAGTGCCTTTTGACAACTATATTGTGGCTATGAAGGTGAGCGGCAAACAGATCCATGACGCCTTAGAGCATGGGGTGTCAGCCGTAGAATCAAAAGACGGGCGTTTCCCGCAGGTATCCGGCATCTCTCTCACCTATTCGACTTCCGAAAACCCTGGCGCCAGAATACGCGCGATCACCGTGAACACCGATCCTCTTGACGACGGCAAAACGTACACCGTAGCAACGACCGATTTTCTCGCGGCAGGCGGAGATGCGTATCAAGTGTTTCGGGACGCGATCAGGGACTCTGGCGGTTTTTCTGTAACGGGCGGCACGATCAAGAGCCCGGGTATTGTCTATAACGATGCGGGAAGATGGCTCAATGAGGTTGTGGTCCAGTATATCATGGGGCAGAAAAAGATCGGGCCGAAGACCGAAGGGAGGATTAGACAAGTCGACTGTAATGAAAATATTTGTAAATGA
- a CDS encoding MarC family protein: MVNTFLFAFIPLFVAFDVLGILPIYIKFTLNLDSTTRNKHLRDSLITSFLTALIFVIIGNRVLTYLGISIRDFLIAGGIVIFITAIKDIVSDHTEPMQENEMFGVVPLGIPLLAGPAVLATSAILWNEYEHVYYMISLILNIVICGTVLKFSSLISKILGKRLIEALSKIFSLIIASIAIMFIRKGFQGM, translated from the coding sequence ATGGTCAATACATTCCTCTTCGCCTTCATCCCCCTTTTCGTAGCCTTCGATGTCCTGGGGATCCTCCCTATCTATATCAAATTCACCTTGAATCTCGACAGCACAACGAGAAACAAACACCTGCGGGATTCCCTTATCACGTCATTCCTGACCGCCCTTATCTTTGTCATCATAGGCAACAGGGTCCTTACATACCTTGGCATATCCATCAGAGATTTTCTCATTGCCGGCGGGATTGTAATCTTTATAACAGCAATCAAGGATATTGTAAGCGACCACACCGAACCCATGCAGGAAAATGAGATGTTCGGCGTCGTGCCTCTTGGAATCCCCCTGCTCGCCGGGCCTGCCGTACTTGCGACATCAGCAATCCTCTGGAACGAGTATGAACATGTTTACTATATGATATCGCTCATTCTCAATATCGTAATTTGCGGAACGGTATTGAAATTTTCTTCGCTTATTTCGAAAATCCTCGGCAAGAGACTCATTGAAGCCCTCTCCAAGATCTTTAGCCTGATCATCGCGAGCATAGCTATCATGTTCATCCGCAAAGGTTTTCAAGGGATGTAG
- a CDS encoding nucleoside phosphorylase yields MKRFFDPSKTLLKPSHIVSAFTGRKPDELLLPERAIITFSAQDLRRITGKRETLSCEAWRPFRSLFLIKGSDTLITRSGFGGPNIASLVEELSAFGVKEFVLWGYCGGIKEGIRIGDIIIATKALREDGVSYHYLERNDSFVECNWLEEWVSSNPAQSFHRGAVWSCDAVYRETVSKIGLYGEHGILAVEMEVASFYAVCRFKNVSGVAFLVVSDRFSHGLWTGGFRTKPFREGVERLTEFVLAEAVS; encoded by the coding sequence TTGAAAAGGTTCTTTGATCCTTCCAAGACCCTGCTTAAGCCTTCCCATATCGTATCTGCCTTTACGGGACGAAAACCTGATGAACTCCTCCTGCCCGAGAGGGCCATTATCACCTTCAGTGCGCAAGACCTACGGCGGATTACCGGTAAGAGAGAGACACTCTCCTGCGAGGCCTGGCGACCGTTTCGCTCACTCTTTCTGATTAAGGGAAGTGATACGCTGATCACGCGCTCCGGTTTTGGGGGTCCCAATATCGCGAGTCTGGTGGAGGAACTGAGCGCTTTTGGCGTGAAAGAGTTCGTTCTCTGGGGGTATTGCGGAGGAATCAAGGAGGGAATACGGATCGGCGATATTATAATTGCGACAAAAGCGTTGAGAGAAGACGGGGTTTCCTACCACTATCTCGAGCGTAATGACAGTTTTGTTGAATGCAACTGGCTCGAAGAATGGGTATCTTCTAATCCTGCACAGAGCTTCCATCGTGGCGCCGTGTGGAGTTGCGATGCCGTGTATCGAGAGACCGTAAGCAAGATAGGCCTGTACGGGGAGCATGGTATCCTGGCCGTTGAGATGGAAGTTGCATCATTCTATGCCGTGTGCCGTTTCAAGAACGTGAGTGGCGTTGCCTTCCTCGTAGTCTCGGACAGATTTTCTCATGGACTCTGGACAGGTGGCTTTCGGACTAAACCTTTCAGAGAGGGGGTGGAGCGCCTTACGGAATTTGTGCTTGCGGAAGCGGTGTCCTGA
- a CDS encoding HIT domain-containing protein — protein sequence MDRIWAPWRIEYIGSAKPKGAKCFLCIEPGHDQENLVVGRLGSAFLIMNRYPYTNGHVMVVPVRHIGLAEELTDEESLDMMRLVKRTVSLFKDEFKVDGVNVGMNLGRAAGAGLEDHVHIHMVPRWFGDTNFMPVVGETRVISEHLFESYQKLKRKFIEKVL from the coding sequence ATGGACAGAATTTGGGCTCCGTGGAGAATAGAGTATATAGGCAGCGCCAAGCCGAAAGGGGCCAAATGCTTTCTCTGCATCGAGCCAGGTCATGATCAGGAGAACCTCGTAGTAGGCAGGCTGGGCAGTGCATTTCTCATCATGAACAGATACCCCTATACGAATGGTCACGTAATGGTAGTGCCTGTGAGGCATATCGGCCTCGCCGAAGAACTTACCGATGAAGAATCGCTCGATATGATGCGTCTGGTAAAGAGAACAGTTTCATTGTTCAAAGACGAGTTCAAGGTGGACGGTGTGAACGTGGGAATGAATTTGGGCAGGGCGGCCGGAGCAGGGCTTGAGGACCACGTCCATATTCACATGGTGCCGCGTTGGTTCGGTGACACTAACTTCATGCCCGTTGTCGGAGAGACGCGGGTCATATCCGAACATCTCTTTGAGTCTTATCAAAAACTGAAGAGAAAGTTTATTGAAAAGGTTCTTTGA
- a CDS encoding HNH endonuclease — translation MDRTLLLNTTFEPISVLPWKKAITLVYLGKVEVLKEHEREIKGVSISMRQPSVIRLLRLVRSNHANVKFSRKNIFLRDDHTCQYCGKRFDPKHLTCDHIIPKSRGGITEWTNIVTSCIRCNLEKGDKLPEEVKMFPRKRPSRPNGFYMFMLHLGVKVPPEYWKDYLFLRD, via the coding sequence ATGGACAGAACATTGCTTCTCAACACAACCTTTGAGCCGATCAGTGTTTTGCCCTGGAAGAAGGCGATTACGCTTGTCTACCTCGGCAAGGTCGAAGTATTGAAAGAACACGAGCGGGAAATAAAAGGGGTTTCAATCAGCATGCGGCAGCCGTCCGTGATCAGGCTGTTAAGGCTTGTACGGAGTAATCACGCTAATGTGAAGTTTTCTCGCAAAAACATCTTTCTCAGGGATGACCACACGTGCCAGTACTGCGGAAAAAGATTTGACCCAAAACACCTAACGTGCGATCACATCATTCCTAAATCAAGGGGTGGCATCACGGAATGGACGAATATCGTCACGTCCTGTATCCGGTGTAACCTTGAGAAGGGCGACAAGCTGCCCGAGGAAGTAAAGATGTTCCCGCGAAAAAGACCGTCGAGACCGAATGGTTTCTATATGTTCATGCTCCATCTCGGTGTAAAGGTTCCGCCGGAGTACTGGAAAGATTATCTATTTTTGAGGGATTGA